aTATGGTTTCAAGATTGTGATGGGTTGTTTGACTATGAAAGTcaaactttaattttttttattagggTTTATATATGCTTCCAAATTGTCAGTTGCTGTTTGACTGTAAAAGTCAAACATTGATTTTTTGTGAGAAAAATATTGGGGTGTATATATGCTTCAAAGATTGTGATGGGTTGTTTGACTATAAAAGTCAAATGCTGATGTGGTTCTATATGTTACATTTGAATGGGTACTATTTGTTAATTGATGTTGCTGTAGACACCAGATGAGGAACTAGGCGATAGAAATGCATCAGATGATGCTCAATCAGGCTTCACTACGCCATCTAGTGGTACTGCGATAACTCATGTGGACAATGTAGCTGTTGGCTCTTCACTTTTGACCAAGAAGAACAGTCGCCCAAGAACACGATCTGTGAGTTGTTAGTCTGTTAGCAATTTACGCCTCTTCAGTTCCGACCAACTGCTTCTTTTTAGCGGTTTACCAATTTTTATTTTCAAACTTCACAGGAAACTAGTTCTGTTGTGGATATTTCAGTTACTTATAGCAGAAATAAGAGAAATGCGAATTTAGTCGATGATGGTTCACGAGGGAAAAGGTCCAAATCTTCAACAGGTGTGGGAAACTTAAGATCACTAGAGATGTCACATTGTCGGGTCAGCCCAGTCGGGTCATTGATCCAAACGAGCTTGTGTTGgttggttgggttgggttgggttcgGTTCAATTCAGTTGAACATAATCTAATATTTTGTGGATTATTTATGGTATAGGTAGCAAGGGAAACACAAAAGCTATTGTGCCTGTTTCGGAAACAGGCGGATGTGATGATATTAATCAAGATTCACCTCTTGTCGAGGACGTGATAAACATAACAGTAAGCAGTTGTTTCAGCGCTCTAAATCGTGACATAGCTAATTCACAAAAACTTTGATTTGTCATTGTTGTTTACAGCAAACTCGCGAGGCAGAGGATGGCAAGAGCCATCAGAAAAGAAAGAGAGGAACAAAAGCAAAGTTAGCGGTTAATAAACCGATTGATTTACTACAAGGTACTACTTCAATTTCTACAATAAAACCCAAAGTGATCGGTTTACGCTTAAAAAAAGTTGAGTTTGTCATTTTTTATTAAATTACATGTTTAAAATACTTAATTATGTGGTGATGTTTTTCTAGATGAGCATGAATTCAGTGATGTTGATGAGGCACCTCTGTCAGTCTGGTTTAAAGGCATGCGTGCGCTCTCACTTTTAAAGCGTAAATATTTTCACCAACATAACTTGCATTCAGATTTCGTATTGTTTCTTCACTAAAATAATAATTTGATATCGGTTCTTATTTATAGGAAGTTCCTGTATTAGTCCTCCTGACAACTCACCGAATCAAGCCATTGTCGCTAGTGGTGCTAGTGGTGTTGGTGCTGGTGCtggaaccaccaccaccaccaccaccgccgacTACCAACAAAATTGGCCATTTATCAAGCGGGCTCCAATCTGGGTCGCCATTGAATCTCTTGAGTTGTACAAAAAACCACCTCAAAAGCCACACTTTTCGCCATTGAAGAAGACAAAAATGGATTATCGTGAGGGTTTAGCCATTGCTTTCATGGTGACATATGGGAATCTTGTTCAGAGCCTTGAAGACTTGCAACTGAATGATTCTGTTGACATAATCAAAGCCAATTTGGAAACTTTATGTGAGTTAGAGACTCATGGGTTTGATGTGGGCGCAATTCGGGGTCGTTTAAACGAACTACTTTCATTGATATCCAAAGTGGGCCCACATAAGGATAAGCGTAAAGAAGTTGAAAACGAGCTTGAAAAGTGCAATCATGAAAAGTCTGAAGCGGAGAAAGAAATGGATCGATTAAAGGCGAAGATGCAGGAGTTGAAAGAAAAGACGGCGCAGACGGCTGCTATGAAGAAAACAAAGGAGGAAGAAATTGTGAAGTTGCAAACAAACTTGGATCTTGTTTCGAAAGAAATTAACGATTGGGAAGTTGCTTTTGGAAAACTCTGTAAGAAAGGTCTTAGTTTGGATTAAGCTGACGTGGCAAAACGCTTCATCTTTGCTATGGTTTTTGTTAGCTGTATAAATTAAGCCTACTGTTTCTATGTTAATGTGAAAAAATAACTTGGTTTATTTTGTTACGTGAACGTCTGGTGTGTGGAGACAAACCATGAGTCCCTTACATATGCACACATGATAGCTTTTTTTTCAGTTATCACTTGATACGATATGCCAACGCACATCACACAAACGCATGAAATACACGATATATTTGTTCTGATGATGTCATGTGTTTGTTCTTCCATGTCTTGCAAAATCAGTGTCATATCTCTTGAGTCATTTCATGACATAACTCCTAAACTTAGGCTTATCACATGGTATCCATTACAACATTTTAAACTTTCTAACAGAACCACAATTCTACATGATTACTTCATTGAACATTACACTTCAATATTCTAATTCTTTTGGAATTATTTGGGTGTTATAGTTAATAAAATATGTGAAGCCTCAAAAAACATACCCATGCATGTCCAAACAGCAACAGTGACATTTTTGTTTTGTCCAAACACGCACCAGAGTAAATTATACAATGTAATCCCATGTCATCTAATACTGAAAACCAAAATAATTCCAAAAGAATCAGAATACTGATGTGTAGTGTTCAATGAAATAATCATGTTGAATTGTGGTTCTGTTAAAATCTGATAATGGGATACCATGTTGAATTGATCCCTTTGTAACAAGACCGTTTTTACCCGATACATTATGACCCAGTACCCGATGCATTATGACCCGATATTGATGGCTATTGGCtgctgccacccccaactatcactttgacgtccgtcacccaacttaacacttagtgtgttttGTCATTGGATCGTTAACTggtcactaacttttgatcctgttactatacttttgagggtgtcatagggatcttaggacaccccaaaTGTATGgtaacatgatcaaaagttagtgatcagttaacgacatgGTGACAGAATACACTAAGTTTGGGGTggcgggcgtcaaagtgatagtagggagtggcagcggccaatagccaatagttaggggtgataaaatccaataacccatttGTTAcaaatagggctgtaaacgaaccgaacgaacacgaacgaggcattgt
Above is a window of Helianthus annuus cultivar XRQ/B chromosome 14, HanXRQr2.0-SUNRISE, whole genome shotgun sequence DNA encoding:
- the LOC110903998 gene encoding DUF724 domain-containing protein 2 isoform X2; the encoded protein is MANADITKGSTVEVSSDEPGFHGAWYVAQVLEDKVQPSSSTKKKSSKKLNKPRYLVKYATLLEEDSDDPLIETVDLSFVRPLPPSNIRRNNDGIVKEAEVVVVEGNGNSNSNSNSDGDGDFELYDVVDAYHRDGWWQGVVKTVILEGEMRKYVVSFENPYEEYEFEKSKLRLHVDWVDSRWLIPPKKTPDEELGDRNASDDAQSGFTTPSSGTAITHVDNVAVGSSLLTKKNSRPRTRSETSSVVDISVTYSRNKRNANLVDDGSRGKRSKSSTGSKGNTKAIVPVSETGGCDDINQDSPLVEDVINITQTREAEDGKSHQKRKRGTKAKLAVNKPIDLLQGSSCISPPDNSPNQAIVASGASGVGAGAGTTTTTTTADYQQNWPFIKRAPIWVAIESLELYKKPPQKPHFSPLKKTKMDYREGLAIAFMVTYGNLVQSLEDLQLNDSVDIIKANLETLCELETHGFDVGAIRGRLNELLSLISKVGPHKDKRKEVENELEKCNHEKSEAEKEMDRLKAKMQELKEKTAQTAAMKKTKEEEIVKLQTNLDLVSKEINDWEVAFGKLCKKGLSLD
- the LOC110903998 gene encoding DUF724 domain-containing protein 2 isoform X1; this encodes MANADITKGSTVEVSSDEPGFHGAWYVAQVLEDKVQPSSSTKKKSSKKLNKPRYLVKYATLLEEDSDDPLIETVDLSFVRPLPPSNIRRNNDGIVKEAEVVVVEGNGNSNSNSNSDGDGDFELYDVVDAYHRDGWWQGVVKTVILEGEMRKYVVSFENPYEEYEFEKSKLRLHVDWVDSRWLIPPKKTPDEELGDRNASDDAQSGFTTPSSGTAITHVDNVAVGSSLLTKKNSRPRTRSETSSVVDISVTYSRNKRNANLVDDGSRGKRSKSSTGSKGNTKAIVPVSETGGCDDINQDSPLVEDVINITQTREAEDGKSHQKRKRGTKAKLAVNKPIDLLQDEHEFSDVDEAPLSVWFKGMRALSLLKRSSCISPPDNSPNQAIVASGASGVGAGAGTTTTTTTADYQQNWPFIKRAPIWVAIESLELYKKPPQKPHFSPLKKTKMDYREGLAIAFMVTYGNLVQSLEDLQLNDSVDIIKANLETLCELETHGFDVGAIRGRLNELLSLISKVGPHKDKRKEVENELEKCNHEKSEAEKEMDRLKAKMQELKEKTAQTAAMKKTKEEEIVKLQTNLDLVSKEINDWEVAFGKLCKKGLSLD